The DNA window TAGTTATCATCTTTGCAAAGGTCTCATTAATAACCACGGCATTGGAGTCGGACTGTTGTGTCATTTCTGTAAAATAGCGCCCCTCAGCCATTTTAATTTTGAACGTTTTAAAAAAGTTGAAATCACCATTCATGTAGGTTACCAATGGATTGTTGTTGGGGTCCTTCCCCTCCCAATCGTTACCCCAACCGTTGGTGTAGGCCTCACAGGGAATATGCGAGGCAAACGATGCCGTTTGAATGGAGGGATCGCTCTGCAGCTGCTTACGAATGAGATCGCTCTTTTCGGCCATGCTGCCAGTAAGAGGCACGGCAACAATATTGTGAATATCCATTCCCATATCCATATTCTGGAGGTAACGTATTTGTAGGCTCACCACAAGGGTGCATACCACCAACGCAATTGAAAGCGTATACTGCAGCACCACCAATATCTGCCTAAATCGGGCACCACCCTTGCCTCGGGTAGAATCTCCCTTCAGCACATTAATGGGTCGAAAGCGGGTGAGGTAAAATGCTGGATAGGCCCCTGCAAGAATACCAGTAACCAACGTAACTCCCACCACCAATATCCAGAAGTTGGAACTGGAATAGTCAATTTCCAGATTTCGGTCCATCATGGTGTTTAAAACTGGAAGGAATAGCCGGGCCAATACCAGCGCAAAGTTCACGGCAATAAAGGTTATAAGCAACGACTCACCCATAAACTGTGCTATCAGGCGCCAGCGGGAAGCCCCAACCGTTTTCTTCAACCCAATTTCCTTGGCACGCTTGGCCGCCCTCGCGGTGGAGAGGTTCATAAAGTTGAAGCAGGCAATGAGCAAAATGAAGATGGCAATAATTGAGAACATCCCAACCTGCTTCATCTGCGTTGGCGTTCCATCGTAGTAGTAGAGATGCACCTTATCAACCGGAAAAAGAAATAGGGAACGTAGGGTATCCGACTTGTCTACATAATCGCTAAAAAATGTGCTCATCTTCTTGTTGAGCGAGTCCACGTTTACCCCCTTGTTAACCTCGGCAAACCCAAAGTAACTATGGTTTCCCCACGAATCGCGCAGGTAGGGATTTTGCTGGCGGAGAAACTCGAAAGGAACCAGACAGGAATAGCTAAAAATGGTGTTTTCGCGTGGGTTTTCCATTACACCCGTAACGGTAAGCGGCGTTTTGTTATCAACAGTAATTATCTTTCCCATGGGATCGTCGTTCCCGAAGATTTCGGTAGCCATTTT is part of the Williamwhitmania sp. genome and encodes:
- a CDS encoding ABC transporter permease — its product is MILTNLKIAFRNLLRSKGYSFINIFGLAIGMATTILLLLWVSFELSWDKFYPNTKQLYEVVSLQTWDGGKHPIPNLPGPLIDVVKEKYPEIKMAANCNTFGQKMLMRYNNFERFISVNHVDPDFLKIFSVHLVKGSISSALSDPHSIILSEKMATEIFGNDDPMGKIITVDNKTPLTVTGVMENPRENTIFSYSCLVPFEFLRQQNPYLRDSWGNHSYFGFAEVNKGVNVDSLNKKMSTFFSDYVDKSDTLRSLFLFPVDKVHLYYYDGTPTQMKQVGMFSIIAIFILLIACFNFMNLSTARAAKRAKEIGLKKTVGASRWRLIAQFMGESLLITFIAVNFALVLARLFLPVLNTMMDRNLEIDYSSSNFWILVVGVTLVTGILAGAYPAFYLTRFRPINVLKGDSTRGKGGARFRQILVVLQYTLSIALVVCTLVVSLQIRYLQNMDMGMDIHNIVAVPLTGSMAEKSDLIRKQLQSDPSIQTASFASHIPCEAYTNGWGNDWEGKDPNNNPLVTYMNGDFNFFKTFKIKMAEGRYFTEMTQQSDSNAVVINETFAKMITKGSAIGILIKHGDVSYRVIGVVKDFNFTHVSRKIGPLMMFSASGGYYQYLFVRVDPMNKGQALATIQRVCSAQNPDFPVSTFFVDDYLSKMYAGDKKSMTILLYFSVLAIIISSLGLIGLASFMAEERTKEIGVRKIMGASVGNLVGLFSYDFTKWVLVSNLFALPLAWYFMKSWLQNFAYRIAMPWWVFGAVAAMVFVIAFLTVAYQSYRSAAQNPVESIKYE